CGCCGTGGTGGAAGAGGAGGCCGAGGAGTTCGGCGCAGGACTGGCGGCGGAGGGCGCGGGTCTCGGAGGCGAGTTCCTGGGCGTCCTCGACGAGGTCCGCGACGAGTGACGCGACGTCGGCGAGGTGGCCGAGGAGCCATCGGGGGGCGGTGGGGCGGTTCGTGGTGACGTGCTCCCAGACGAGGCGGTACGTCGCACTGTCCGCGTCGAGGTGGGTGTCGCCGATCTCGTCGGTGTAGGTGATGCGGAAGCCGTCCGAGATCGGCAGGCCGAGGACGTCCTCGGCGGCCGGGGCGGCGGGCGTCTCGTCGGCGGCCGGGGCGGTGATGCCGAGGGCCTCGTATCCGGCCGCGGTGAGTCGCAGGACGGGGACCTCGTTCCCGTCCTTCGTGGTGATCGCGTCGGGGGCCGTTTCGACGAGGGAGAGCTCGACGAGGCGGGCCTCGGTGCGGTGGTGCAGGGTCCGGAATCCGATCCAGCAGCCGGACGCGCCGTTCACCCGGGCGGCGACGCGGCCGGGGGTGTCATGGATGAGGCGGAGGGCGGCGGTCTGCGGGGCGGTGAGCTTCAACGTTCTTTCTCCTTCGGTGTGTTGCGTCCTGCGGTGGGTTCACCATGACACAGAAAGTAGGTGAACTACAAGTTCAACTGTGAGTTGAACTGATTTTCGAGGAAAGGCGTTGCCGCATAGCGGTACGCACCGGACACGGCAGCGCCCCCGAGGAGGGGGTCCTCGGGGGCGCCACCGAGACCGGACGTCACCGCCCGGTCTTGACCAACTCGTGCGAGTGGCACAGGACGGGGCCGATCAGGAAACCGATCCGGTTCACGGTCCACCGGCCCCCGGTGAGCGGGCCCGGCTCGACCTCGTCCACGATGCGGCCGGTCCTGCCGGCCGCGCGGGGGTCGTCCTCGCACGAGGCGATCTCGACCTCGTCACCTGCGTTGAACTGGGGCACGGGGGTTCTCCTCAACAGTGGCCGGGCCTCGGTCGGGGCCCGGCGGACGGGCGGGAAGGGCGGGCGGGTCAGACGTGGCCGTGCAGGAGGATGACGGCGGTCACGATGGGGAGAGCCACCATCACGACGAGGCACAGGGCGCGGGTCATGCGCGGGTCCTTTCTGGCGATCCGCAGGCGGGGCGTTACTTGCTGACGCGCCCGTTGGTGGTCTTCGCCTTCACGTTCAGCTCGGGGCGGCCACTCGTCCCCCGGAGGCGCACGTCGCCGTTGTAGGTCCGGGCCGCCAGTTCACCGGCGGCGGCGGGCGAGGCGGAAAGCCGCACGTCGCCGTTGTAGGTGACGAGGCGTGCGGCACCGCCGCCGTACGAGCCGATCTCGACGTCTCCGTTGTAGGTCTCGACGTCGGCGAACTCCTGTACGCCGTCGGCCTCGATGTCGCCGTTGTAGCTCTTGGCCTTGATGCGGCCGACGAGACCGGCGCGCACGTTGCCGTCGTAGCCGTCGAATGCGAGGGCGGCGAGCGGGCCCGTCACGGTCAGGTTGGCGTCCTTGGCCTTCATCTGGACGCCCGACCCTGCGGGGAGGGTGACGAGAACCTCGACCGGCCGCACGACGGTGCCGCCGGACATTCCGCCGCCGATCACCTGGCCGTTCACGATGGTGACGCCGGTCATGGTCTGGCCGCGCCCGACGGTCGTCACGTTCTGCATGACATGGACGCCGCCGCCGAATCCCCCGTTGAACTGCATGTTCCCGATGGTCACGGTTCCGTCGGCACCCTCGATCTTGGGGACGACGACCGCGAGGCGCTGTCCGTCCTGGATGATCCGGGCGCCTCGCACGGCCTCGGCCGCGGGGCCGTCCTCGTCGGCGGTGCGGATGACGACGTGTGCGGCCGTCGCGGTGGCGTCGACACGGACGCGGACCTCGCCGCCGTCGGTGGTGACGTCGAGGAGGAGGGGGCCGACGGGGGCGGCGGTGTGGGTCTTCTCGGTCATGGTCTCCCCTTGGAAGTTCGGTCAGTCGGTCGGTGCGTTCCCACGATGACACAGGAAGTAGGTAACCTACAAGTCCAACTGTGAGTTGACTTGCTTCTGTCGAATCCCGTTCGAGGTGGCCTCGAACGATGTGCCGCCAATTGGCGGCACCCCCGGACGCGGAGGCGCCCCCGGGGAGCCGGACGAGCGGCTCCTCGGGGGCGCCTCCTCGCGGTGGGGTTACTCCTCGCCCCCGCCGTCCCCGCCGTCCCCGCCGCCGCGCATCTTGCGTTGGTGACGGCGCTCGCCGTACGCGCCTGCCTCGTGGATGACGTCGCGTCCGGCGCCGATCCCTTCGCGGCCGAGGTCGGCCACCGACCCGACGGCCGAGGCCCCGGCGGTGGCCACCTGTCCGACGGCCCCGGCCGTCTGCCCGACCGCTCCCGCCACTGCGGCGAGCGCCCCGAAAGCCGCCGTCATCGCGCCGCCGGTCGCGCGGCCGGCGGGCTTGGCGGGCC
The sequence above is drawn from the Streptomyces sp. NBC_00078 genome and encodes:
- a CDS encoding DUF4097 family beta strand repeat-containing protein, with the translated sequence MTEKTHTAAPVGPLLLDVTTDGGEVRVRVDATATAAHVVIRTADEDGPAAEAVRGARIIQDGQRLAVVVPKIEGADGTVTIGNMQFNGGFGGGVHVMQNVTTVGRGQTMTGVTIVNGQVIGGGMSGGTVVRPVEVLVTLPAGSGVQMKAKDANLTVTGPLAALAFDGYDGNVRAGLVGRIKAKSYNGDIEADGVQEFADVETYNGDVEIGSYGGGAARLVTYNGDVRLSASPAAAGELAARTYNGDVRLRGTSGRPELNVKAKTTNGRVSK